The DNA region aattatattaagagattaaccaaaaatattataaaagtgttattggttaggtttaactaatctatgttgttaagatttggtttaatttaagttggtaggttgcattgtataggagacatgatatattctagcaacaattatgaaagagtccaaaatttaaatgagaacttcaaatagtagataatccctaaattaatagattagattagaatatgttatattttattttttaaaaaaaattaaactacgTTTTCTATTAACTTGTTTTGAATGACTAATATATACAGCTAAGTTACTagttttttctattattttattgatataggTAGTTATAAAAGGATgtgaattttgttatttttcgaTCAAATTAATTGacattatcaaaaaaaatttcaacacatttctttatttctcttcaaaatatctttttttgaaaatagagaaatatatagaaatatgttgaaaaaaacatatttctatatttctcttcaaaatatcttaaaatagttattttgttCTAATATATTTGGATAGTAACATTTACATATTTTGACCCAAAAGTAACATTTACACATAATTACTTGTAAATAGAGGGaaattcatattatttatatatagtggctaatattttatatctttaaataaataaattggatattatttcatttttatctaGTTTTCctattaaaatatactagattttgacccgcgctttggaagcgcggaatattttacgatgaaaaatttgactaataacttaacaaatgttttggtaatttttaaagagtgtgtatttaaaatatgtttgcatttaaatcagtgtttttaaattcaaccagattgtgattataccagttaatccggagatctgacaattcaatttaggtttttaaaatattcatattaaaaaaaaatcactaaaacccgagactaaccgattgaactgatggatgaccgatatgtaatctaattggatttaaattgaaatagtttcatattttgtagtcttataatccaaattttaaagttcattattttgcaatttatgaaattataacgtttctacaagattttaaagagaaaatgatagatataaaataactaagattaattattgtattgtttggaaacattgatagtagtataaaaatatattgcttggaaacattgatagtagtataaagaaataagtatattgtttggaaacatggatagtagtataaagaaaggaacattagtgatttaatgtaggtttaactataaagtataaatgtgtatttaatttaaaaacttataaataaatgttaggtccaacagaatgtttctgttttaataagatagatatataaatggCCCGGAGAAGATATGATATGGACttagattttattaaaattgttgaCAACAGGATACATGATAGACACGGCTGTGAGAAAGAGACACGGCGCAAGATCTCTCCGGGAATGTTTGGCAGCACTGTAAGCACCCTTGTCCTTCTTCTTTGACGAATCAGTGATGAACTAGTTGAGAAAGATAGATAGTCTTGTTTCTTGCTTATGTAAGGAACTAGTGTTGTATGGATATGGATAGTATTGAACTGATCAAGACATGATTGAACGATATATTTCCTTGTGTTCTCAGTGAAAACAGACCCAAGTGTAACTGATGCTGCTGTTTTGCGAATTGCTCAGGGGACGAAGATACTTGCAGAAGGTGGGTATGAAAAGGTCTTCAAGCAACATTTGATTGCCTTGTGGGTATGAAAAGGTCTTCAAGCAAACATTTGATTGCCTTCCTGATGAGCATCTTCGCAAGACCAATACTTGCTACTTGTCTACATCGCTGGTTCTGTGATGGGTGTTATGTATCTTTCTACGCACAAGCTTGCGTTCTGTAGTGACAGTCCTCTTTCCTACAAAGAAGATGATCAGACCAAGTGGAGCTATTACAAGGTAATATTGGCTGGGTCCTGTGGTccctttttctttcttgattttTGGTCTGATATCTgtaattatttgattatatatgttAGTGACACTAGTCATTTCCTATGCATCTGTATACATAGATAAATACTTTGTTACTTCAGTTTCGTAGGATATAACAAAATTTCTTGTCATTTCTAATTACATCTACCGTCTAACGATTTTTCCTGAGTAGACATTTGTTAAAGTATATGTATTCCGAGGACTAAATCTTTTAGGATTCCTGATAAAACTAGAGGAGACATTAATAGTTGTCGGTTTGAGAGTTTTGACTGGTTCAAAATATAAGGTTTAAGGGCTGCCAAACCCCAAACATGAGCTGGAAACACTACACAACCCGACCAAGCTGTAAACTTGTTTATAAAATGATCTCTGCATGCTTGTTGTATCAACCAAAACAGATTTTGAGATCTGGGTGGGTTTTCCTTTTGAGAACCTTAGACTCTTTTATTTCTCATCCTTCTCTGTGGAGTCTGTGAGTGATGATTTTGATCTGATATTGGACAGGTGGTACTTCCCGTGAACCAGCTGAAGGCAGTGAACCCATCAACAAGCAGAGTAAACACATCTGAGAAGTACATACAAGTGATTTTTTGTCGACAACCAGGAGTTCTGGTTTATGGGGTTTGTGACTTATGATAGCGCTGTGAAGAGCTTTCAAGAAGCTGTGCACACATGAGGCTCCACCGGTGTTAGTAGTATCGTGCATTAACATATATGAATCAGTATTCTAATGCAAAATCTTAGTAAGAAATAGCATAAGAGAAAATCTAAGTAATGCATAGACATGAACTCAGTGAATCAAAAGGAACAAAGTATACACTAAAGAACATCAaggtacattttttttttgtcactgaaagTTTCATTAATAATAGAACATCAAGgtacataaaacataagaaaaccACTGGAGAGCGTTGAGCACCGAAGGTGGGTGCTCTATAAAGAAAAGAGACTCTCGATGTGATTTGGGTAAACTTCCATGCTGAAGTAGTCGTTGCTATCAAATCCACAACGGCGTCTAAACTCATCCGAATTTCTTCCAAAAAGTACTTTTCTAGTACTGTTTCTCCTCGGAtcgaaatatataatataaaaggCTTCATTGATAACATACGGAGCAAAAACAAACTCACCAACATCTGTCGTACCCACGAAACGTATCAAGTCCCTCCGTATGCTCTCATATGGTAAATGAAGAACATAGCGTTCACGTCTCCATATGTGTCCATTCGCATCTTTCAAAATATCGAGTTCAACATAATCATACGGATGATCATAAGTAACTAAAGCTAGCCTTCCTTCATAGGATATCATATGAAACGGGGAACAAAAGCGACCCTCCGgatagtttataatattgaaGTATTCAGATTTGACATCAAAGCTCATTATGATACAATGACTATCATCAAGAAGGCAAGCTATATAATACAGAATACCATTGAAGCATCGCCCATCTCCACATGGGCGATGCATAGGGCAACGTCCTTTGGTTATTATTCTCCATGATTCTTGAGCTCCCAATGTAAGAACCCGTGGCTGATCAGTACATTCTATTGTCGACATGAACAATACTTTGTGTTTACCTTCCAAAGGATCGTAGCCCAAATAAGATGACAAATCTGAATTATAAGACCCGTTTCGACTCAAGCTGCATTTATCAGGATGTGGTAACGCTAAAAACTGTCTCAAGGTTGGGTTCCAAATCTTCAATAACGATGTTAAAATCAATCCATGGATGCTGTCTGATCGGGAATGATCTAGGTTTGTTATTTGATAACTATAGAATGGAGAACAAATCGACCCGTCAGGAATATGGTGTTGAGGAAACGAGAAAACATATTTTCGTGAACCTGATGATATGGTGACCAGAAGAGTCGGCGATCGTGAAGTGGACCGAGCGGTGAACGAGTTTATAAAACTCGGAAGTTTGATAGAAGAAGACCACAGCTTCGAGACACATTGATATCTCACGATTGATTTGGCAGGAAGTCTTGAGAGTATATCCAAGGTTAGATCAAGAGGAATATGGTTTGCTTGTGATCTATCATCATCTCTGGATCTCTctcgtcttcttctcttcttgttcttccatGCCTGATTCCTCGACAATACTTTCTTCTTGAAAACCCTCATTATATCTTCTAGTTCTATTCCCCCTTTTACTAGAATGGCCTCTATTTAGGGTACAACAAATGTAAGGCATGATATATAATACACCGACAAAGATATTACACGTAACTAGGAGTATCATAGAAAACTTTATATAGTTACTTAAAATATCGTCAGGTTTTTACATATACAATCGTTTTCACCTttacaaatactttttttttttgtaaatcttaCAAATAATATTATGGGAACCCTGATATTATACTaatttacattaatttttttatgatcagttaatattctttttctttatatttttatctgaaactacataaataaaatacctGTCAAATTAAAACTTGGATACAACATACACGTGATTTCacagttaaatattttttttgttaaaaattatttagatataaaaaaaagataaagtaatgaaaatcaaataacctaatatatatatatattaaaaattaatatacattacATAATTACTGTTATTAAGATTTTAattctaattaatttttattaataatttgaatatttagacgtgtaatttattttttccttgatatttattttttctcaaacaaCATAACCAACCCGGTTTAGGAAATGTATGTTGAACCGGTGGTTTGTGACCGACGACAGGGATTGTGTACTTTAAAACAACAAACGGCAAAATGTCCATTTCGTACACACGTGGGtcgaagaaacagaagaagaaaagtcTTGCAACCTGCCGTGGGGATCTGACagacaaacaaaaagagaaaaagagacaAAGACCAAACCTTGAAAGAGTATCTTGTATTAATCCGTTAgttgataaaatttaaaacatttaaaataaaatttatcatttaaagACAAAAGGCAGAAAGTGTGAGGGAAAAGATTTGCATCGCTTCATAAACACAATAGGCACGCGATTCGCTGTAGAATCATCCCCTCAAGTttcgacttttttttttcctaattaaaaaaaaataagaaaccaaAAAGATTTAAATTAGAACTAAGTGAAAAAGGATAATATGAAGGAGGTTGAAATTGAGAGCCTTGTTGTTTTCCCTTTATCgattttactattattattattgttcaTTCTCAtctattattctttttttttcttcttcttacgtTTTTGTGGGCTAATAAGTTTATAGTTAATCTAAAGggtgttattttgtttttgtggaAAGCCCTAATTTTCGTTTTTGTGTGTTGTTATTGTTCTATCCTCTCTGTTTGGTGTTCTTGCGGCCGTGTTTCTgggtctctctctctgtttgttCAATCTTTTCATGGAGATGGGTTCTGATGAAGAAGATCAGATCAAGAATGGTAGcgagaataagaagaaaaagattgatACTTTGAATAACAACAAGAAGCGTCAGATGAAAACTCCCTTTCAACTCCAAACTCTGGAGAAAGTTTATTCAGgttttttgattttgattctgATTCATCTTCATTGATGTTGAATTGTTTGTTTCGTTGTTGttgaatttgattttgattttgttttgtttcaaacAGAGGAAACGTATCCGTCGGAGGCGACGAGGGCTGAGTTGTCTGTGAAATTGGATTTGTCCGATAGACAGTTACAGATGTGGTTTTGTCATAGGAGGTTAAAGGACAAGAAGGATGGCCAGGCCAAGAAACCggctgctcctcctcctcctgctgctgctgctttgTCGTCGCTTAACGAGTTACCGGCTGCTGGTGATAGATCTGGTTTGGGTTCTGGCTCAGGCTCAGGCTGCAGCCCTTATTCTGAGCCTAGGAGGAATTTCGCGGGCGGTAGCAGTAGCTCTCGAGATGAGGTGGATGAATACGAGCAGCCACGGCTGTCTGCCATGGTTCGTAGAGCTGTTGCCTGCATTGAGGGTCAGTTAGGGGAGCCACTGAGAGAGGATGGACCGGTTCTTGGCATGGAGTTTGATCCGTTGCCTCCTGGTGCATTTGGAACACCCATAGGTATATTACTCTTTGTTTGCCATTCTCATAATGTCAGTGCTAGTGATGCATATTGTTTGTGGACAAACTATTGTAGGAATGGAGGAGCACCAAGGTCATCCATATGAGAGCAAAATGTATGAGCCACATGATGTCCGACCTCGAAGAGTTAGTTTTCTTgactaaaaacatattattttctGTTTACCATTTTGCTCAACTTATCTGCTTTTGTTGATTATAGCCTGTTGCTCGTTCTTTCCATGCTCAACAATCACTGGATGATCCGTCTTCCTACACACCTGAGATGTATGGGCGGTACTCTGAGAGTCAAGCACGTGGTAATGGGCGGTCCTATGGTATCCATGGAAATGCATCTTTGAATTGTTCTACATCTCAACAAGACATGCCTAGCCCCATTGTCCCATCAGCTCATGGTGATAGCTTCCTGATGGAGAGAAAGGTAGCTGTGCCAACTTTTATTATTTCCTCCccctttttttttgagaagatgtgtgtttttattgtaatattatattatttgctTACATTCACAGATTAACGATGGTAGAGTCGGAAGAGGGAGTGGACAGAAAGATCCTGAGAAAGTAGAAGTTCAGAGGAAAAAGGTATTAGAAAGgtcttattgtttttttttgttggtatcCTCTGTTAACACATGTTGATGAGTTGAGAGCTTTTTGTCCTCAGTATGAAGAACGCATGAGAAAGGAGATGGAAAGACATGAACGTGAGAGGcgtaaagaagaagagaggctGATGCGTGAAAGAATAAAAGAAGAGGAGAAGTTACAGCGTGAACATAGACGTGAAGTGGAAAGAAGAGAAAAGTTTCTACAGAGAGAAAATGAACGTGTAAGTTCTGATTTAACGATACACTTTTTTTGTAACACGAGTATGGACAACTAGACTTATCTTCTTGTCGTAATGTTGAAGGCGGAGAAACAGAAGCAAAAAGATGAGATTCGACGGGAGAGAGATGCTATAAGACGCAAGATTGCCATTGAGAAGGCAACTGCACGTAGAATTGCTAGAGAGTCTATGGATCTAATCGAAGACGAGCAGCTAGAGCTGATGGATTTGGCTGCTACTAGCAAAGGATTACCCTCGGTATTGCAGCTTGATCATGATACGTTGCAAAACCTTGAACTGTATAGAGGTATGATCTCTTTTCCAAAGCCGTGAAATTGATTTGGCAAACCTAATGAGTTCTTTCTTGATCTTGCAATTTATCGTAATTATTATTTCTACTCTTTCAGATTCTTTGAGCACATTTCCACCAAAGGCTTTGCAACTAAAAATGCCGTTTACCATCTCTCCATGGAAGGATTCTGAGGAAAATGTTGGAAACCTTCTAATGGTATGGTCGATTGATCAGAATAACTTTGGATCAGAACGCTGAGATCAATTTGGAATCAATTGGATTGTTTTTACACGTTTTGTGCACTTGAGAGTTCTAATATTGTGGTTTGCTTTTCAGGTTTGGAGATTCCTAATATCATTTTCTGATGTTCTAGACCTATGGCCTTTTACCCTGGATGAGTTTATTCAGGCTTTCCATGACTATGTAAGTCTCTCTTTAGTACTCAATCTTACATCTTCTTGTTCTATACTTGTTTCTTTCATTTCATTGCTATTTGCTCTATATATCTTATTTGTAGGACTCAAGATTGCTGGGGGAGATACATATTACTCTTCTGAGATCAATAATACGAGACATTGAACATGTTGCTAGAACACCTTATAGTGGAATCGGAAATAACCAATATACCACAGCCAATCCTGAGGGTGGTCATCCGCATATTGTTGAAGGGGTAAACTTATCTCTGTCTCTGTAATGCTAATATCCTTTTTCTCTGTTTACGTTGGCTTCATCTTTCCTGATACATCCTTCTTCCTCAGGCTTATGCATGGGGCTTTGACATTAGTAGTTGGAAAAAGCATTTGAACCCACTAACATGGCCTGAGATTCTCCGCCAGTTGGCACTCTCTAGTGGATTTGGACCTAAGCTTAAGAAGAAAAGTTCCCATGTGACACAAACTGCTCACAAGGATGAGGTACTTCTTCCCGTTTATGTGCCCTCTAAAAGCCTAATGAATGTTTGCTTAGGATGttactatttattaaaatagacATTGATGTGGTTTACTTGTGTGTGTGCAGACTAAAGGTTGTGAAGATATTATTTCTACTATTCGAAGTGGTTCAGCAGCTGAAACTGCTTTTGCATCAATGCTGGAGAAAGGGTTGATGGCTCCGCGCAAGTCGAGGCATCGTTTGACACCTGGAACTGTCAAATTTGCAGCCTTGCATGTTCTCTCTCTTGAGGGAAGCAAGGGACTAACACTATTAGAACTTGCCGACAAGATTCAGGTAACACGTTACTGCCGAATTTCAttgtaattttgaaatatttcttatacttagtttttgtgtgtgtgtttccaCTTTGAAGAAATCTGGACTTCGGGATTTGTCGACAAGCAAGACGCCAGAGGCTTCTATCTCCGTTGCATTGACGAGAGATGCGAAGCTTTTCGAAAGAATAGCGCCTTGTACTTATTGTGTACGAGCGCCTTATGTGAAGGACCCTGCGGATGGAGAGGCAATACTCGCAGAGGCTAGGAAGAAGATAAGGGCATTCGAAAATGGATTGACAGGTCCGGAAGATTTGAATGATCTTGAAAGAGATGAAGACTTTGAATGTGATGTTGATGAGGAACCTGAGGTTGATGATTTAGTCACTCTGGCTAGTGCCTCAAATGGTAATGATCTCGGTGTAGCAAATGGTTTGTCTGGAAAGGGAGGAGATGATATGTCCTGTGATGTTAAAGCAGACGTTAATAATGAGGCTGAGAAGGAATTTTCTCCTCCTCCAAGCAGTATTAAGAGCATTGTTCCACAATACCATAGTAAAGATTCAGCGGTTAGCTGCGTGGATGATACCAATGCTGTTGTTGAAGATAGCAACCAGGGACAATCATGGATTCAAGGTCTTACAGAAGGGGATTATTGTCATCTAAGTGTTGAAGAGCGCCTTGAGGCCCTTGTTGCTTTAGTCAGCATTGTCAATGAAGGAAATTCCCTCAGAGCTAGTCTTGAGGTACAGTcatggtttttattttatcagCTTTGGACATAGAAGAACTTGATCTTTTTGAGTCTGTTATTGTGTTCTGATTACTGAGATTTATTTTGCAGGATCGTATGGAAGCAGCAAATTCTCTTAAAAAGCAAATGTGGGCAGAAGCACAGTTAGATAACAGCTGCATGAGGGATGTACTTAAGCTTGGTTTTCAAAACTTATCAAGCAATAAAACCGAATCAACTATGGAAGTTGTTTCGAATGATCTACATAAGTCACCTGCTGAGAGAGCCTCTATCAACCAAGAGGCCAATACAAGTCAAGAGAactgttctttaaagagatcaCGCTCACagttaaaatcatatatagGCGACAAAGCAGAAGAAGTGTATCCCTACCGATCTTTGCCGCTTGGACAGGACCGGCGCCACAACCGTTACTGGCATTTTGCTGCATCAGCATCTAGAAGTGATCCTTGCTCGGGGCTTATATTTGTTGAGCTCCATGATGGCAAATGGCGCCTCATTGATTCAGAAGAGGTAATAACACAAATTGTAGCTATAAAGGTTTTTGATTGCTCTTTGGTTACTTATATAGAGACTTTAACCATGTCTTGTGTgacctttttgttgttgtaggcTTTTGACACTCTGGTTGCATCACTGGATATGCGTGGGATCAGAGAATCTCATTTACGCATAATGCTGCAGAAGATTGAGGGATCGTTCAAAGAGAATGCTTGTAAGGAAAAGAGCGTTGTGAATCATTCTCCTGTGGATTCCGTGAGCCCATCCAGTGCTATATCAGGGTCTAATTCTGATTCAATGGAAACTTCAACTTCTATCAGAGTTGAGCTAGGGAGAAACGACAGGGAGAAGGGGAGTTTATCAAAACGGTTCCATGATTTTCAGAGATGGATGTGGACCGAGACGTACAGCTCGCTGCCTTCTTGTGCTAGGAAACACGGGAAGAAGAGACGTGAACTGTTGGCAACATGCGAAGTGTGTGTTGCATCTTATCCATCTGAGTATACACACTGCACTTCTTGTCGCCGGAAATTGAACATGGTTGATGATAGTTCAGAGAGGAAGATATTAGGTTCAGGTTTGACTGCATCTCCTCTTCCTTTTGGAGTCAGGTTGCTGAAAGCACTACTTGTTTTTCTTGAGGTAAAGCTTCATTCAACTCTGTGGACTAATTATTCTACATTAATTTACTAATTTTGACAAGTTCATTTATTGACAGGCATCTGTACCAGATGAAGCTCTTGAATCATTTTGGACAgaggacaaaagaaaaaattgggGGTTTAGGTTGAATGCTTCATCATCACCTGAAGAGCTTCTGCAGGTAACTATCATCTTGTTTTTCTACACCAATTTGTTGAAAAACTCACCTTATCTTCCTTTCTGTTTGTGACAGGTGTTGACTTCCTTAGAGAGTGCAATCAAGAAAGAGTATTTGTCATCTAATTTTGCGTCGGCAAAGGAGCTCTTGGGAGCTACTGATGATTCAGGATCAGTAGAAGTTGTTCCATGGATACCAAAGACAGTATCAGCGGTTGCTTTGAGACTTTTAGACCTTGATGCATCCGTTATGTACGTGAAGCCAGAGAAACCTGAGCTAATCCCAGAAGATGACAAGGAGGAGCAGATTGTAAGTTTTATAGACTATTTTGATTCTAGTTTGTGAAGGTTGTTTCTCAGTTACTCATTTGGAGGTTATTTTTGTGCAGAGCTTGTTTCCTGGAAAGTCTCTTATCAAAGGCAAAGGACACAGAGAGCAAGAAGACCAAGACGAGGTTGTTCCAAACTCGGGTAAAAAAAGTAAGAAACGAAGAGTAAGATTTGGTTCTGTATCAAACAGAAAGGTGAAGAGGACGAAATTGCAAGGTGGTCCAAACAGATTTGTCGCTGGTAGGAGCAATGTTGAAGTGGATAGGAACTTAGGAAGCGTCGAGTTGAACCATCATCAAGTCCCTGGAAGGGGAAAGAGGACGGTTAGAAAAAGACCAGAGAGGAACGACGAGGACAGTTACCGCTTAGCCAGCAGAATGGCTGACATTGTTAGGCCTAATAGCGAAGAAgttgaagaggaggaggaagagcaAACATTCAGAGACATTAATGAAGACTGGGCTAGTGAAACACCTAAGAGAGTGATGACGCCTATGCAGGTGGATGATGAAAGTGACAACAGTGTAGGAGTTGAGtcagaagatgatgatgatgagggtCAGTTTGTGGTTTACGATCAGAGAAACAAGTGGGGACTAGATTGGAATAGTAACCCGAATGAAGCAATGGAGGATGATGAAGAAGGTGTTGGGGTTGAGCGGGTTGAAAGAGAAGATGTTGCAGAAATGAGTGAGAGCTCTGAAGACGATGATGATGCACCTGCTAATAATGTAGCAACAAATAATTACGACAGTGAATCAGAGGATTACAGCAGCAGCGATTCGTGAACTGAGGTGTAGTATGTGGAGAGGGAAAGAAGATTACATTCTTGAAgacatgttttatatatgtaggGAGAAAAGAAAGTGATTAGTATCAGAATAGGTTCTCAGTTCTCACCTAAGagaaaattttatatgtataccAGTATTATGCCTCTGCTATGCATGGACAAAAGTGATTGTTAAATTATTCATACCAAATATAATTGTCCAGAGTGTatcattataatttaaatttaagaaaataaaaacaaattttgattccaaaaaaaGTTGTTTTAAATTTGCTAGCAATACATGAATTAGataatgaattattattttttgcttaACAGTTGGATAATGAAGTTGAACGACAatttaaaacctaaaaataatacaaaactaattattaatctatttagagactaaatacaataaaaattataaactttataataaaaatatgtaaaaatatcaGATGAGAACAAGTGTTTTAGTATGATCCCTGTCCCGAGATTAATAGGTTCATTCCAAATTTGATAAGACTCTGGAGTGAATCCTCattgaagctttttttttttttttgataaatatccTTATTGAAGTTTCTCAGACCTGAAACAAAAgattaacataaataaatatactcaGATATTTATAGAAAAGAACAGCATGAATAAAAGAATGCAATTTACATCAAAATCATGCAAAGCAAATATTATTTGATGAATCATGTTCAGTATTCTTGATGTCTTCCACTCACGATAATCCATGTTTAGCAAAGACTTGTAGATAACCATGGATATTcgatacatttaaaaaaaaaaatagcaatgaaaaatagataaaaatgagTACCTTCTATGCTTGCATAAATATACTAGCAAATGCCTTTGTaatagttgcaaaaaaaaaaagcctttgTAATTAACAATACAAACTTCATTGTTTTGTTAGCTATAAGTTGATGATTCTTCTGTCAATCTCCAATGACTTAAGGATTTATCTTCTTTCGTCTCTTCTTTTGGTATTCAAAAGTTCATATTACCAacaagaaattatttttaactatatgCTTTGAAAGGTCTTGCATTTGAGAATCACTCCTCCTAGGGATTCAAGTAGTAGAATCTcagaatctatcttattaaaggtgaagtacaaattcggtgcgtttggatacttggataagattaataaaaaattttggtgtgtttggttatagctataaaaaatggagtgtttggaaacttgaatagtagtatctattaattgtgtttccatatttcacttagtttaacaatttaattaattatattaccttaataataaattacatcattaattatattaccataataataatagtgcatatttttgt from Raphanus sativus cultivar WK10039 chromosome 8, ASM80110v3, whole genome shotgun sequence includes:
- the LOC108831529 gene encoding putative F-box protein At1g47790, which codes for MRVFKKKVLSRNQAWKNKKRRRRERSRDDDRSQANHIPLDLTLDILSRLPAKSIVRYQCVSKLWSSSIKLPSFINSFTARSTSRSPTLLVTISSGSRKYVFSFPQHHIPDGSICSPFYSYQITNLDHSRSDSIHGLILTSLLKIWNPTLRQFLALPHPDKCSLSRNGSYNSDLSSYLGYDPLEGKHKVLFMSTIECTDQPRVLTLGAQESWRIITKGRCPMHRPCGDGRCFNGILYYIACLLDDSHCIIMSFDVKSEYFNIINYPEGRFCSPFHMISYEGRLALVTYDHPYDYVELDILKDANGHIWRRERYVLHLPYESIRRDLIRFVGTTDVGEFVFAPYVINEAFYIIYFDPRRNSTRKVLFGRNSDEFRRRCGFDSNDYFSMEVYPNHIESLFSL
- the LOC108822319 gene encoding homeobox-DDT domain protein RLT1, which produces MEMGSDEEDQIKNGSENKKKKIDTLNNNKKRQMKTPFQLQTLEKVYSEETYPSEATRAELSVKLDLSDRQLQMWFCHRRLKDKKDGQAKKPAAPPPPAAAALSSLNELPAAGDRSGLGSGSGSGCSPYSEPRRNFAGGSSSSRDEVDEYEQPRLSAMVRRAVACIEGQLGEPLREDGPVLGMEFDPLPPGAFGTPIGMEEHQGHPYESKMYEPHDVRPRRPVARSFHAQQSLDDPSSYTPEMYGRYSESQARGNGRSYGIHGNASLNCSTSQQDMPSPIVPSAHGDSFLMERKINDGRVGRGSGQKDPEKVEVQRKKYEERMRKEMERHERERRKEEERLMRERIKEEEKLQREHRREVERREKFLQRENERAEKQKQKDEIRRERDAIRRKIAIEKATARRIARESMDLIEDEQLELMDLAATSKGLPSVLQLDHDTLQNLELYRDSLSTFPPKALQLKMPFTISPWKDSEENVGNLLMVWRFLISFSDVLDLWPFTLDEFIQAFHDYDSRLLGEIHITLLRSIIRDIEHVARTPYSGIGNNQYTTANPEGGHPHIVEGAYAWGFDISSWKKHLNPLTWPEILRQLALSSGFGPKLKKKSSHVTQTAHKDETKGCEDIISTIRSGSAAETAFASMLEKGLMAPRKSRHRLTPGTVKFAALHVLSLEGSKGLTLLELADKIQKSGLRDLSTSKTPEASISVALTRDAKLFERIAPCTYCVRAPYVKDPADGEAILAEARKKIRAFENGLTGPEDLNDLERDEDFECDVDEEPEVDDLVTLASASNGNDLGVANGLSGKGGDDMSCDVKADVNNEAEKEFSPPPSSIKSIVPQYHSKDSAVSCVDDTNAVVEDSNQGQSWIQGLTEGDYCHLSVEERLEALVALVSIVNEGNSLRASLEDRMEAANSLKKQMWAEAQLDNSCMRDVLKLGFQNLSSNKTESTMEVVSNDLHKSPAERASINQEANTSQENCSLKRSRSQLKSYIGDKAEEVYPYRSLPLGQDRRHNRYWHFAASASRSDPCSGLIFVELHDGKWRLIDSEEAFDTLVASLDMRGIRESHLRIMLQKIEGSFKENACKEKSVVNHSPVDSVSPSSAISGSNSDSMETSTSIRVELGRNDREKGSLSKRFHDFQRWMWTETYSSLPSCARKHGKKRRELLATCEVCVASYPSEYTHCTSCRRKLNMVDDSSERKILGSGLTASPLPFGVRLLKALLVFLEASVPDEALESFWTEDKRKNWGFRLNASSSPEELLQVLTSLESAIKKEYLSSNFASAKELLGATDDSGSVEVVPWIPKTVSAVALRLLDLDASVMYVKPEKPELIPEDDKEEQISLFPGKSLIKGKGHREQEDQDEVVPNSGKKSKKRRVRFGSVSNRKVKRTKLQGGPNRFVAGRSNVEVDRNLGSVELNHHQVPGRGKRTVRKRPERNDEDSYRLASRMADIVRPNSEEVEEEEEEQTFRDINEDWASETPKRVMTPMQVDDESDNSVGVESEDDDDEGQFVVYDQRNKWGLDWNSNPNEAMEDDEEGVGVERVEREDVAEMSESSEDDDDAPANNVATNNYDSESEDYSSSDS